The Chryseobacterium nakagawai genome has a segment encoding these proteins:
- a CDS encoding S49 family peptidase domain-containing protein: MTNTLAFEILRGKWLMNLSSLVQYEKIANRILQGEFVGSPVDRKAFNALYEEGGFGGGPISSTEEEKHIGYVKITGPMLAYGDYCSYGADDYLYVLRKLNNNDKVSAIVVDVDGPGGAVAAINAFKEFKSEKKKPIVALCDSCFSLHYWLVCLIADHVMAKGNISSGFGSIGVTSILVDGREAMKNDGYAVMIINAPGSELKNQAMQDFYSGKDEEFIKRLQAEMLPIRENFIADVKIAFPDIATDERIFKADTFNAEESLKFKMIHSIGNEKKAFELAKVLGEMNNNN, encoded by the coding sequence ATGACAAATACATTGGCTTTCGAAATATTAAGAGGAAAATGGTTGATGAATCTCTCTTCTTTGGTACAGTACGAAAAAATAGCAAATCGAATTCTTCAGGGAGAATTTGTTGGAAGTCCTGTAGATAGAAAGGCTTTTAATGCATTATATGAAGAAGGCGGTTTCGGAGGTGGTCCAATATCTTCTACTGAGGAAGAAAAACATATTGGATATGTTAAGATAACTGGTCCTATGTTGGCTTACGGGGATTATTGTTCCTATGGAGCAGATGATTATTTGTATGTCCTACGTAAGTTGAACAACAATGACAAAGTATCAGCAATTGTAGTTGATGTAGATGGTCCTGGTGGAGCTGTAGCAGCAATCAATGCTTTTAAAGAATTTAAATCAGAAAAGAAAAAACCAATTGTTGCATTATGTGATAGTTGTTTTTCCCTTCATTATTGGCTAGTTTGTCTTATAGCTGATCATGTAATGGCAAAAGGTAACATATCGTCCGGATTTGGATCTATAGGGGTTACAAGTATTTTGGTAGATGGTAGGGAAGCAATGAAGAATGATGGATATGCAGTAATGATTATTAATGCTCCGGGATCTGAATTGAAAAATCAAGCTATGCAAGATTTTTATTCTGGGAAAGATGAAGAATTTATCAAAAGATTACAAGCAGAAATGTTACCGATAAGAGAAAACTTCATTGCTGATGTAAAAATTGCATTTCCTGACATTGCAACAGATGAAAGAATTTTTAAAGCGGATACATTTAATGCTGAAGAATCATTAAAATTTAAGATGATTCATAGTATTGGAAACGAAAAGAAAGCCTTTGAGTTAGCGAAGGTATTAGGTGAAATGAATAATAATAACTAA